The genomic window GAACATAAATACAATTAAAGGGATACAAATACTAGCAATAACAATGTAGCACATATATGGGCCGATTGCATCATGTCCACGAATacttatgaaaatatgcaccCATGAAACCTAGTAAGTGCCATGTAAATGCCATTGTAATCCACATAATTAGGTTTTACGATGTCTTGTGGTTTTTCATTCAGTATGGTTTCTGTGACTACAAATAGAGGTAGCATTTCAGTGATGTTTCATGTGTGAGAAATCAAGATGATTTTAAGTGTAGTTCTGCTAATTCTGCTATTAAAGACAAGTGAAGGAGTCACCAGCGATACAAAATCTCAATATtttgctgctgctactactaaAGCAGGTACTATGCATACTGAACTAACCTATTGTATTACTGACAATTTCTTTCCAGTTTTTGATGATGTTTTCAGTGATGTCTCTAACAATTCTGTAATCAACATAACTAGAGATGTTGCGCTCTCTTCAAATGTGTTGCTGGAAGGCTTTGAAAATGTTACAATAATTGGACAAGGAAATCCCACTGTGAACTGTAATGGTATTGGATCAGTAAAGTTTGTATCCTGCAATGATGTGACAATTGAAGGTGTCAGTTGGGAGAGGTGTGGTTCTATTAATCTTCCTGGAATTGAGTTGTATAATTCTTTCAACATAACAATTCAAAACTGTTCCTTCCATCACTCTATAAGACAAGCTGTTGTACTGTCAAAAGTGTCAGGAAATGTGTACATTAACAATTGTCAGTTCACTCAGAACAATTACTATGAAGGTCATGGTGCTGTGTTATACTATTCAAAGGGAAATGAAGATTATCAGTTAAGATTAATAATTTGCAACTGTAATTTCTCTGATAATTCAGCTGCTAGTAGTTTGGTCTACTTTAGTAGTTCAATAAATGAGTCAAAAGACTGTTTAAGCATTCAAAATTCTGTGTTTAGTTACAACCAAGCAGTACCAGTTTACATTTCACATAATACACTTCATCTTAAAGGTGATGTATTGTTTGAACACAATGTAGGACATGATGGGGGAGCAATatttagtagtatctcacttgTTACTTTTGAAGACAATTCCAATATCAGGTCATAATTCAGcaaccacaaaattaatggtggaAGTATTTTTCTTCATGATTCAAAAATGTATTTTGAGAAAAGAGTATTCATTTCCTTTAAAAATAATAGTGCAAAATCCCGTGGTGGTGCACTCTACTCAATTAGCAGTTCCGTTATACTATTTGGTGAACACTCAGTACTTGCATTTGAAGGTAATAAAGCTGGTCTCCAAGGGGGAGCTATATACTGTGAAAACTGTATTGCCTCATTTGAAGAAAACTCAAAAGTGAATTTTTCCAGCAACATGGCATTAAAGCATGGTGGAGCTATCTGTTCTTTTAATCATTCTGTTTTGTTATTTGATGGAAAATCAGCAGTAGCATTTACTGACAACATTGCTAAAattggaggagctgtatactcTGAAGAGCATGCTGTAGTATCGTTTGATGAAAACACAACAGTGATCTTTAATAGTTCTGCCAGTGAATTTGGAGGAGCTGCAGTTTCCTGTAATCAACATTGTAATGTTGTTTTTAATGGGAGCTCGACAGTAATGTTCATTAACAACAAAGCAGACATGTATGGAGGAGCAATCCTCTCCAGTGGTGACTCTGGTGTAGTGTTTCAGGGTAATGCACATGTGATATTTAAGGATAACAAAGCAAATCTTGGACGAGCTATGAATTATTTTGATCATTCTGAAATTTCATTTCATGGGACTGCAAATGTAACATTTACAGACAACATTGGTAGTGAAGGAGGAGCTATAGTGTCTGGTCATAATTCCAGCGCATCATTTGGTGGAAATGCTACAGTGACATTTGTAAGGAATCATGCTAAAAAAATTGGAGGAGCCTTATGTTTCCATGACTACTTCAATGTCACTTTTACACAGTATTCATATGTAAAATTCATTGACAACAGAGCTAACTATGGCAGTGCTGTGTATTGCATAACTCACTGTAATGTGTTCTTTAATGGAAACTCAAATGTGACATTTGGTAACAACAGTGTTCAATATGAAAGGACTATGTATTCTTGGCATTATTCAGCTATATCATTTGGAGGAAATTCAAACGTGATATTTACAGACAACAGAGCTACACATGGAGGAGCCATAATGGCTGCACTATATTGTGATGTATCATTTTATGGAAGATCAGCTGCTATGTTTAGTAACAACAGTGCAAAAAATGGGGGAGCTTTGAGATCTGAACAGCATTCTAATATATCATTCAGTGGAAATACAAACATTACATTCAAAAATAATAATGCTACTTACCATGGAGGAGTAATTAGTTCTCGTGACAGTAGCAGTATCAAATTTGATAAAAACACAACAGTAACTTATGATGGTAACAAAGCTGGTGAAAAAGGAGGTGTTATTCATTCTAATGATAACTGTGGCTTAATATTTCATGGAAACTCAAAAGTGACATTTAATGACAACTATGCAAGGTTTGGTAGAGTGATTTTATCATCAGGTGACACTGAAACATCTTTTACTGGCAACACAACAGTGACATTTAACAGCAACAAAGCCAATATGGGTGGGAGTATTTACTGTGAAAACAATTGCAACATTTTGTTTAATAGATACTCAAAGGTGACATTTGATGGCAATATAGCATCCAATGGAGGTGCCATGTTTATTAATAGGCACTCACATTTGTTATTTTGTAGGTGGCACAAATGTTAAATTTATAAACAACAAAGCCATGGATGGTGGAGCTATCAATAGTCAACAATCACACATTAAATTTGCTAAGGATTCAGTCACAAGGTTTGCCTATAATTTGGCAACTAGAAGTGGTGGAGCAATTTATCTTAACGACAACTTTTCAATGACATTTGACAATGAATGTGATGTTATGTTTCATTACAACAATGCTACTCACTATGGTGGAGCAATTTATGGTGAACTAAAACTAACCAACAAGAGTAAAATTTTATCCAACACCAGCAGTGTTAATTTTAACATCAACACCGCTTTTGTAGGTGAAGACGTTTACATGCATATTGAAGCATCATGTGATGAAACATGTTTGAATAGCATTGTAGGTTTAAATGTGACACACTATTACCCTCCTCGCAACTTAGCTTTATATAAACCAGCAACCTGTATTAATACTACCAATACATTCAATAATTGTCAGAGTTAttttatatctaatataatgcttGGCCAAACCATTAAAATCAATGCCTGCGTACTTAGTTTTTATGATCAACCTGCTGGAGGAGTGGACTTTGTTGTAACTGGTGAAAGCCAACATCACAAACTTGATGGTACACGATTTGTGCCTATCGCTTGTACTCTGTTTGAGGGAATCAGTGTAGTTGGGAAAAAGGTTTCTGATGAAACAAATTTTTCAATGTCTATCACATCATATACAAATAATGAAGTAGAAATTTCTGTTAAGCTAATAGCAGAACTATCACCATGTCACCATGGTTTCCACTATGATAATTCTACTCAAAAGTGTGTATGCTATGATGACAATGACATTGTGTTTTGTTCTGGTAGCACATCAACTATcaaaagaggttactggtttggtaTTGTTTATGGTAAAACAACAGTGACAGTTTGTCCTAACAATTACTGCAACTTCACTTGTTGTGAAACAACTAATGGATTTTATCAACTCTCACCAGTGAGATTTGATCAATGTAGTTCACACAGATCTGGTactgcttgtggtagttgtgaggAAGGTTATGCTCTCCCATTTGATTCTGCAAAATGTGTAAGTGTCAACAAATGTACAGCTGGGAAGACAGCACTGGTGAtcattttgtcaattatttaTTGGATAGTCTTGGTTGTAGTAGTTTTCGTAGTGACATACCATCATGTTGAGATTGGTTATTTCTATgttattacatactattacagtatgttgGATATTTTACTGGATCAAAATTTGAATAAATCACAAGGACTGTTTACTATTGTTAGTATTATGTCTAGTGCAGCTAAAGTAACTCCACAATTTCTAGGACAACTTTGCTTTGTGAAGAACATGAGTGGAATTGATCAACAAGCTATTCATTATGTGCACCCACTAGCTGTCACTATCATTGTAGGAATAATCAGCCAGTCAGCAAGAATGTCTTATAGATTCTCAGCATTTGTTAGTCGGGGAATTATCCGCATGGTTTGCTTTCTTCTACTGCTGACGTATACGTCTGTGGCCACAACTTCATTACTGCTACTGAGATCACTGACATTTCATAGTTTAGATAAAGTTTACACTTTCCTGTCACCTGGCATAGAATATTTTCATGGTCGTCATCTTCCTTATGGCATCATAGCAATATTATCTACACTAGTGATTGTGATTGGTCTACCACTTCTGCTTCTACTTGAACCATTCCTGAATCGCAAGATCAACTTTTATAGGATAAAGCCATTGCtcgatcagtttcaaggatgttacaaagacaAGTATCGTTCATTTGCAGCTTTTTATATGATTTGTTGACTGGTGATAATTTCAATCATCGTCATCAATTCAACCAACAATAACACTACCCAAGTGTTAATAGCTGTCACCAGTACTCTCATAGCCTTGATACAGCTATTCATCAAACCATACAAACATAGGATTCTTAATATTCTTGATGGGCTGGTTTTACAATTAACAATAATTGTTACAGTGACATCATTTATTGACAGTTTTAGTCCAGGATTGCTGCTATCCATTATAATTCTTCTGGTGATACTACCCTTAATAGCATTTGTCACAATGGAGCTGATTGATACAAGGAGAACATCAAGAATATTATCACATACTTCAAACCCAAACCTGTTACTACAAATGACGACAATGAGTTAACCCCATAAGTGATGTTGGTCTTGTTATAGATGATAATATGAGGAAGAATGCTACCATTGTTGACTTGTAAGTATGTATACAACTAAACTATATGGATAAAATAATTATACGTACTTACAAATAATTACTGTGTGGGtgcacacatactgtacaactGCACAGGTGATTTCTGTAATACTGTAACAACTTAGGCACCCACAACTAATAACTAGTGGTCTATAGATCACATACCCGGTATGCTCATCATATCGGTAATACCTCAGAATTAAAGTTTGAATGTATTCAGAGTGCTTTTGTAAATCACATCCCATGCATTTAATGGCTCCTTTTGTGTATGCAAagaattacaaaatcaatttgTTTTACGTGCTAACACAACAGTCACCTTGTTTTTGCTTGCAATTAACACAATCATCACACTCACTTTTCtacattttatttctataaATTTTAATTTGAGGGTAAAACGAGAATGTCTACATTTTTAACTGATGAAAATTAGTAAAGCACAATGTACAGAATTTAGTTGGTAGTAGTTgaataataatacaatacttAGTGTTTAGTATGAAGGATCCTGGATTAAGTACACATCAACCAAGCATGTTTATTCAAACAATGTACTTATACTTTACTTGCTTTTGGTGATGTTATTACAGATCACAGTTAGTGGTTATCATAGAATTGTATATCATAATCATTTGTGATATGTTACTATACTATTGATATTGataaaatatatttttaattaTCTACATGTAGCAGAAGGAGAGATTCCAATGAGACAATAGTGATTCATGACACTATGATCCACTATCGTGACTCCATTGTGGAGATGATGAATGATGAAGATTGATCATGGACAACACAaaaagtaaaacaaacaaaaaacattaATACATAATTCATTTAAACTTGCACAATTCCTTCAAGCATACACATGTAATAATCATACTGCAGTTaaagtagctacagtgtatcgCATTTATATTTCCCCAAATTAATTCAGTATAAATAAAGCTTTGAATTTTGTTGTTTAAGTTACTAATTCCATGCAAAAAAACAATGTGGCTATATAATAAAGTGCATTCATAGACTTACATAATAGTGGTGTTAAAATGAGCATGACTAACAATAACATCACAactaatttgtattttatccACACACAGTCTTGCTGTGTTTGAATTAAATAGATGAACTATAGTTAAACAATTATGGCTGTTTGAGTCTATTGTCAGTGCAAATATTAAAAGGACCTAATGACCAGCCAATGGGAATTAAATAGTAAGCATGGGAATGAAATAAAAAGATAAAAGCAAATCATCAATCTTTAATTATATCTGCATGCAACACCAGCTTAATTGTATAAAAGAATTCTTCCATTTAAAGTAATTTAAAATTAACTGGAAACCGCCTGGGTAGGCCAAATAAGCAAAGTATTAGTATTAAATTGGCTCACATTCTGCATGTTGTAGTTCCTTTCATTGTGTGAAATAAAGGTCAGACACTAGAAAAATTATAACTTTATTGGTCAACTCATGCtgaatttttttgtattttcaaagtGTAGTAGTGCTTTACAGTATGGTATTTGGCTAAGAGGGTACTATACATATTGgcatgtaattaagttatgtgttgctGGTTTGTCCAAGctccaagaaaattcaggttACTCAGGTGGGGAGGGCAAGAATTTCTGTTTAAGTACACCAAAATATGTATGGGCCATTCATGGCTCacaactggctaaaataaaaggaaactTGCCATTTTCAACACCACAGAAATGTACAGGCACACACAGTCTTCCTCaggttggccagagctccatcgAGGTCATAGACTGCTTGTACAGATTTCCGCTGGGCTTGGGAAGGGAACACTGAAGCCTCACAGTGAAATTCAATAGTGTAGTCATACTGTTTTATGTTTGTAGTAAAAAAATTGAATCTGTTGTCATGAATGATAAGACTGGTAGACAAAGTGTTGAAGATGAGGTTTGCTACCTTGATGTTGAATTGTGATTTTCTACAGGGGCAGGTTCTTTTAAAGGTTGGACTGTTCATCCATTAAAATCATTTCTTTTTATTAGCTGAATGCATAAAGCTAAAAGTATGGGTTGTTAATCACAACAGCTTTTATTTTAAAGCTACATATGAAAGTACTGTAGAATTCCAACAGAAAATgcgactggattttggaaaaacaatccaaatcgcacattagaagtttcgagataaacggttttaaagaattcaagccagcataactttccaaggatagcaagcatgcatatgaaatttacacaaaagatgcatcaatctgttacctttcaggccacttccagtacttgcagctgcttgtagagtttcctgccaaataagatagaaaatctgagcagttgacGAGTGAAGGGTGGGccgggggtggcggggagggtaagagatagacctcaaaatggaggcagaccacgactGGAGTCCATACaggagattacagggctgtgctggctccttagtggctgatatgtagcaaaatcaacagagaaagcgcatggccaacattataaggctgtccaccagtaaaccactgattctagccaagccaggtccttttCATACAGTTGCTCCATGTCAAGCAACCATCATGGGCAACACCAACAACATCAACAACATCATGGACTGCCCATGATGCCCATGTGTCTTTAAACTTTAGTCACAGCATCCCATATTTATAGCACGGGACTTCAAGGCCAGAATGGCTGTGTTCTACTTAGAACTCACTGAATCTTGTCATTTATAATTTAAATGTACATATAGTTATGCTATAATGTTTTTGTACTTCTCACTCCACTTTAAGAGCCATGGCCAGTCTTTGTGGTCACATGTGACTAAGGTTTTCTGTATTTATACTTAGTGAATTACATTCTCTCATTTcatttactgtatatatatatatatttccaaTAATGATGGTTGCAAACAAGAAAATATAAGTATAAAACAAATGATTAGATGCATACAGTTGCTAAAAGCGATCAATATGAAAGTTATGGTTCTGTGTtataggcaccggccgattatgccagcataatttaaagcataataggtgaccaaaagcatcaagcataatgccagcataatagagacgatgtttgaaaatttaattaaaatgcgcaatacgcgcgcctgaaagaaagcaaatattcaatgccaatagtattattagtgaatTTCAGatttaaaaacacgtaatataacttattaaccttttttttgttggttattcacactttgcagaaataagatcgagatactctaatagagcagtcacttactctaatacagcagtcaggaaaggctgctATActagtcagttctagagcataatattgattttgaaagcataattttgagcataataggcttaatttttgagcaattgctcaaaagcataataggtaaaattttgggcataataggccggtgcctactgTGTTATACTTTTCAAAGGGTGATGAAAATAATaggccctacagaccttcagcacttgtgctgtaaagttaataataaataaaaaataattccTGGTTTAGATAATTCATTCACAACTGCagtttttcttgtaattcagctGCTCAAACTTTGGTCTACTTTGGTAGTTCAGTAAACAACTAAATGACTATTTAAGCATTCAAAATTCTGTGTTTAGACACAACCAAGCAGTACCAGTTTACATCTCACATACTGTACTACACTTTATCtttgagaagcacctctgtaatcaattcaCGGAAGTTAAAATTCTGACATGTTACCACCAATCAATACTTATGCTGTATATTACAGACACTGCAAAGGGGAGGACAAAAATAAGTCCATGATCCATACATTGTAGCTGCAGCAAAAGGGCACATCTGTGATCAAAGCAATGCCAAccatgaagaaatcaagctcatTGTGCTTATCTGTAGGCATCAGACAGGTATGGCAGTCATTCAGtctgatccctactatacagaacTATCGTAATGTCTGATAAATTGAATGTCAGGACCCATTTTTGTAAATATAGTCACAATTATGAACAATAATAGCAACCAGTTGCAGAATATAATCCTGAAACATCAATATAGTAGTGTTTTCAGGAATATTGATCAAAGATTGTAACATGATTTTGAAACTGTAGCTTATGGATGACAGTGCTAAAAAATACAATGATCAAAATAATTTACTAGCCTCATGCATTACTTCTTTTTACTGGGGTGACCAGCACCCCTTTCCACTACCCCTAACATTAGATTGTAAAATGCTGGACAAATATGAAAGAAGCACTTGAGGTAATGCcggtagtactatatattagtgatcatggaacAAAacccagcttcacaataccttcctaGTGTCTTGGCAGTGcataaccaagctcaaaagtgctGTCAGTACAACACTAAATACTTCCAAtagattttaaatttttaatgaaTGTTAATGCAAATAGCTAAGCAAAGTTTTAATATTAATTGTGTTGTGTTTCATGGCGAAATTAGAGAAGAAAGTGAAatacaagtaataataataagttgTCAGGCTATATGTGTTTAGTGTGTGGTATTAGGCAAAGTGGTGCATGACTAGACATCGGCATGTAATTAAGGCATGTGTTGTTGGCTGGCTGTCATTAGAGCAACAATCAAAATACGTGATTAAAGACTGGGCTtgtgaaaatagggcacgtgggcacaaactacatcctgtcaCACAACAGTTCATATATCAGTGCAGCAATAGAATAACTACATTCTGTAACTTCCATCATAAACATAGAACCATTTAAATGTTAATAAGgtctgaaaatttcatggtggCATAGAATGTTATGTGTTATAATAATAGTTTGAAATAGATGAATTTTATGTGTCCACattccctgtttttgcaggcccagtcacattttattgaAATCTGGCTTAATACATGTTattgggtagttggaaaaggcggatacggtcggacgcggacacggacacggacacagacattttcaaaaaggacttttacatttatata from Dysidea avara chromosome 2, odDysAvar1.4, whole genome shotgun sequence includes these protein-coding regions:
- the LOC136248165 gene encoding probable outer membrane protein pmp6 — its product is MYFEKRVFISFKNNSAKSRGGALYSISSSVILFGEHSVLAFEGNKAGLQGGAIYCENCIASFEENSKVNFSSNMALKHGGAICSFNHSVLLFDGKSAVAFTDNIAKIGGAVYSEEHAVVSFDENTTVIFNSSASEFGGAAVSCNQHCNVVFNGSSTVMFINNKADMYGGAILSSGDSGVVFQGNAHVIFKDNKANLGRAMNYFDHSEISFHGTANVTFTDNIGSEGGAIVSGHNSSASFGGNATVTFVRNHAKKIGGALCFHDYFNVTFTQYSYVKFIDNRANYGSAVYCITHCNVFFNGNSNVTFGNNSVQYERTMYSWHYSAISFGGNSNVIFTDNRATHGGAIMAALYCDVSFYGRSAAMFSNNSAKNGGALRSEQHSNISFSGNTNITFKNNNATYHGGVISSRDSSSIKFDKNTTVTYDGNKAGEKGGVIHSNDNCGLIFHGNSKVTFNDNYARFGRVILSSGDTETSFTGNTTVTFNSNKANMGGSIYCENNCNILFNRYSKVTFDGNIASNGGGTNVKFINNKAMDGGAINSQQSHIKFAKDSVTRFAYNLATRSGGAIYLNDNFSMTFDNECDVMFHYNNATHYGGAIYGELKLTNKSKILSNTSSVNFNINTAFVGEDVYMHIEASCDETCLNSIVGLNVTHYYPPRNLALYKPATCINTTNTFNNCQSYFISNIMLGQTIKINACVLSFYDQPAGGVDFVVTGESQHHKLDGTRFVPIACTLFEGISVVGKKVSDETNFSMSITSYTNNEVEISVKLIAELSPCHHAHQLSKEVTGLVLFMVKQQ